Sequence from the Agrococcus sp. SL85 genome:
GGGGCGTCGGCGGCCGGCGGCCGCAGCGAGAGCACGACCGCCGCGCCGAGCGCGGCGGTGACGACCGAGAGCACCATGTGGATGCCCACGAGCGCGATGGGCAGCCCGAGGTTCGACTGCACGATGCCCACGGCCACCTGCACGAGCACGACGGCGAGCATGGCGAGCACGAGGCGCAGGTGCCGACGCGGGCCGCGCACGAGCGCGGCGGCGAGCACCGCGCCGAGCAGCGCGACGAGCGCGTAGCCGGGCCACGCGTGCACGTGCTGCATGACCGCGGGGTCGAGGCCGTTGCGGGCGGCGCCGCCGTCGCCCGCGTGCGGGCCGGAGCCCGTGGTGAGCACGCCCACGACGATGACGATCGCGAGGACCGCGGTCATCGCGTGCACGAGGATCGTCTGCGAGCGCGGCGCGACGCGCGGGCCGCTCGGGCCGACGACGACCTTCCAGGTGAGCACCGCCGAGAGCACGACGAGGATCACCGAGAGGAAGAAGTGGATGCCGACGGTGTCGGGGCGCAGCCGCATCCAGACCACCACGGCGCCGATGAGGGCCTGCGCGAGCGTGAGGCCCACGACGAGCGCCGCGAGCGTCACGACGCCGCGGCCCGCGCGGCGGACGATCGCGAGCACGAGCATGACGAGCGCGACGACGATGACGACGCCGCCCCAGACGCGGTTGCCGAACTCGATGACGCCGTGGATGCCCTGCTCGGGCACCGGCACGAACGACTCGGGCGTGCAGTTGGGCCACTCGGTGCACCCGAGGCCCGATCCCGTGAGCCGGACGGCGCCGCCGGTCCCGACGATCAGGATCTGCGTCACGAGCGTCGCCCAGGCGGCGACGGCCAAGGTCCGCGAGCGCTGCAGCACGATGCACCTCTCTGCCGCGCACGGTAGGATCGGGGGCGAGCCCATCGGCTCCGAACCCCTGCGCCGCCCGAGGCGGCGCGGCGTGCGCGCGGCACATCCAGTATGGCCCCGCCGCGGGGCGCTCGGGGCCGGGCGGAATGCCGCGTGGTGCGGCCGGGTTCTCACTGAGACGAAGACCGATGCGGAAAGAGGGGGAGACGATGTCCGACGTCCTGATCGATCGTCCCGAGCTCGAGGGCCTGGGGCAGTACGAGTTCGGGTGGCACGACTCCGACGAGGCCGGCTCGATCGCGAAGCGCGGTCTGAGCGAGCAGGTGGTCCGCGAGATCTCCGAGCTCAAGGGCGAGTCCGAGTGGATGCTCGAGCGCCGGCTCAAGGGCCTGCAGCTGTTCGGCCGGAAGCCCATGCCGACGTGGGGCGCCGACCTCTCGGGCATCGACTTCGACAACATCAAGTACTTCGTGCGCTCCACGGAGCGCCAGGCGCAGTCGTGGGAGGACCTCCCGGAGGACATCCGCAACACCTACGACCGCCTCGGCATCCCCGAGGCCGAGCGCGCCCGCCTCGTCGCAGGCGTCGCCGCGCAGTACGAGTCGGAGGTCGTGTACCACCAGATCCAGGAGGACCTGGAGGCGCAGGGCGTCATCTTCATGGACACCGACACGGCGCTCAAGGAGCACCCCGAGATCTTCGAGGAGTACTTCGGCACCGTCATCCCGGCCGGCGACAACAAGTTCGCCGCGCTGAACACGGCGGTGTGGTCGGGCGGCTCGTTCGTGTACGTGCCCAAGGGCGTCCACGTCGAGATCCCCCTGCAGGCCTACTTCCGCATCAACACCGAGAACATGGGCCAGTTCGAGCGCACGCTCATCATCGCCGACGAGGGCTCGTACGTGCACTACATCGAGGGCTGCACGGCCCCGATCTACTCGTCCGACTCGCTGCACTCCGCGGTCGTCGAGATCATCGTGAAGAAGGACGCCCGCGTCCGCTACACGACCATCCAGAACTGGTCGAACAACGTCTACAACCTCGTCACGAAGCGCGCCATCGCCGAGGAGGGCGCGACGATGGAGTGGATCGACGGCAACATCGGCTCCAAGGTGACGATGAAGTACCCGTCGATCTACCTCGTGGGGGAGCGCGCCAAGGGCGAGACGCTCTCGGTGGCGTTCGCGGGCCCCGGCCAGCACCAGGACGCCGGCGCGAAGATGATCCACATGGCGCCGCACACGACGTCGTCGATCGTCTCGAAGTCGATCGCCCGCGGCGGCGGCCGCGCGGGCTACCGCGGCGAGGTGCGGGTGGACGCGAACGCGCACCACTCGGCCAACACGGTGCGCTGCGACGCCCTGCTCGTCGACACGATCTCCCGCTCCGACACGTACCCGGCGATCGACATCCGCGTCGACGACGTCGTGCTCGGCCACGAGGCCACGGTCTCGAAGGTGAGCGCGGAGCAGCTCTTCTACCTCATGTCGCGCGGCATGGAGGAGGACGAGGCGATGGCCATGATCGTCCGCGGCTTCATCGAGCCGATCGCCCGCGAGCTGCCCATGGAGTACGCGCTCGAGCTCAACAAGCTCATCGAGATGAGCATGGAAGGATCCGTCGGCTGATGACCGTGATCGACACGACCCCGATCGTCCCCGTCCAGACGCGCTCGGAGCGCCCCTGGTCGTTCGACCCGGAGGACTTCGGCCAGCCCACGGGCCGCGAGGTCAACTGGAAGCTCAGCGACCTGCGCCGCCTGGCGCCGGTGCTGGTCGACGAGGAGACCGAGGACGGCGAGGGCTCGCTCTCGTACGACACCGGCGATGCCGAGGCCCGCGGCCTGCTCGTCGAGTCGACGGGCCACGAGGCCGCGCCGCGCGGCGAGATCTTCCAGCCGGAGGACCTCGCGAGCGCGATCGCGTGGAAGCGCTGCGCGAACGCGCTGCACGTCCGCCTGCCCGAGGGCGAGGCCGTGGAGGCGCCCGTCGTGATCCGCATCGCGGGCCGCGGCGCCGACGTGCACGGCAACGCGCACATCGTCATCGAGGCGCAGCCGCACTCGTCGGGCACCGTCGTGCTCGCCCACGAGGGCTCGGCCGCGTACGCGCAGAACGTCGAGATCATCGTGCGCGCCGGCGCGCGCCTCGAGGTCGTCTCGGTGCAGGACTGGGAGGACGACGCGGTGCACGCCTCGGCCCACCAGGCCGTGGTGGCCGAGGGCGCCTTCCTGCGCCACATCGTCGCCTCGCTCGGCGGCGGCGTCGTGCGAGTCAACCCCTCGGTGCGCCTCGCGGGCGAGGGCGCGGAGGGCGAGCTCTTCGGCCTCTCGTTCGCCGACTCCGGCCAGCACCTCGAGTCGCAGGTGTACCTGCACCACGAGGGCGTCTCGACCAAGGGCGACGTGCTCTACAAGGGTGCGCTGCAGGGCGAGGGCGCGCGCTCCGTGTGGATCGGCGACGTGCTCATCGGCCAGGGCGCCACGGGCACCGACTCGTACGAGAAGAACCAGAACCTCGTGCTCACCGACGGCACGCGCGCCGACTCGATCCCGAACCTCGAGATCGAGACCGGCGACATCGCGGGCGCCGGCCACGCCTCGGCGACGGGTCGCTTCGACGACGAGCAGCTCTTCTACCTGCAGTCGCGCGGGATCGAGGAGGAGGAGGCGCGCCGCCTCGTCGTCATCGGCTTCCTCATGGAGATCGTGCAGAAGGTCGGCGTGCCGGAGGTCGAGGAGCGCCTCGCCGCGGCCATCGAGGAGGAGCTGCGACGCGGCGCCTCGCTGGCCCCC
This genomic interval carries:
- the sufD gene encoding Fe-S cluster assembly protein SufD, which codes for MTVIDTTPIVPVQTRSERPWSFDPEDFGQPTGREVNWKLSDLRRLAPVLVDEETEDGEGSLSYDTGDAEARGLLVESTGHEAAPRGEIFQPEDLASAIAWKRCANALHVRLPEGEAVEAPVVIRIAGRGADVHGNAHIVIEAQPHSSGTVVLAHEGSAAYAQNVEIIVRAGARLEVVSVQDWEDDAVHASAHQAVVAEGAFLRHIVASLGGGVVRVNPSVRLAGEGAEGELFGLSFADSGQHLESQVYLHHEGVSTKGDVLYKGALQGEGARSVWIGDVLIGQGATGTDSYEKNQNLVLTDGTRADSIPNLEIETGDIAGAGHASATGRFDDEQLFYLQSRGIEEEEARRLVVIGFLMEIVQKVGVPEVEERLAAAIEEELRRGASLAPASRAGA
- the sufB gene encoding Fe-S cluster assembly protein SufB; protein product: MSDVLIDRPELEGLGQYEFGWHDSDEAGSIAKRGLSEQVVREISELKGESEWMLERRLKGLQLFGRKPMPTWGADLSGIDFDNIKYFVRSTERQAQSWEDLPEDIRNTYDRLGIPEAERARLVAGVAAQYESEVVYHQIQEDLEAQGVIFMDTDTALKEHPEIFEEYFGTVIPAGDNKFAALNTAVWSGGSFVYVPKGVHVEIPLQAYFRINTENMGQFERTLIIADEGSYVHYIEGCTAPIYSSDSLHSAVVEIIVKKDARVRYTTIQNWSNNVYNLVTKRAIAEEGATMEWIDGNIGSKVTMKYPSIYLVGERAKGETLSVAFAGPGQHQDAGAKMIHMAPHTTSSIVSKSIARGGGRAGYRGEVRVDANAHHSANTVRCDALLVDTISRSDTYPAIDIRVDDVVLGHEATVSKVSAEQLFYLMSRGMEEDEAMAMIVRGFIEPIARELPMEYALELNKLIEMSMEGSVG
- a CDS encoding COX15/CtaA family protein, with amino-acid sequence MGSPPILPCAAERCIVLQRSRTLAVAAWATLVTQILIVGTGGAVRLTGSGLGCTEWPNCTPESFVPVPEQGIHGVIEFGNRVWGGVVIVVALVMLVLAIVRRAGRGVVTLAALVVGLTLAQALIGAVVVWMRLRPDTVGIHFFLSVILVVLSAVLTWKVVVGPSGPRVAPRSQTILVHAMTAVLAIVIVVGVLTTGSGPHAGDGGAARNGLDPAVMQHVHAWPGYALVALLGAVLAAALVRGPRRHLRLVLAMLAVVLVQVAVGIVQSNLGLPIALVGIHMVLSVVTAALGAAVVLSLRPPAADAPAEAEEREAVAA